In the Flavobacterium sp. J372 genome, one interval contains:
- a CDS encoding AAA family ATPase, with product MKEMDELVGLEGVKEEISTLVNFIKVQKQREKAGLQSSTLSYHMVFTGNPGTGKTTVARIISRIYKQLGILDGGHLTETDRSGLIAEYEGQTAVKVNDVVDAALDGILFIDEAYALNLGHNETYGKEAVATIIKRMEDDREKLVVILAGYTGEMKTFIETNPGFESRINRYINFPDYKPEDLVEIFKRQCAKADYTLTSDAENKVKDVFAAAYAERDQSFGNARFARNVFENAMELQSNRLASGRNLSKSELCTLIPEDIEAPMSLA from the coding sequence ATGAAGGAGATGGATGAGCTTGTAGGCCTTGAAGGCGTGAAAGAAGAGATCAGTACACTTGTAAATTTCATAAAGGTTCAGAAACAAAGGGAAAAAGCAGGCCTGCAGTCTTCAACGTTATCTTACCATATGGTGTTTACAGGTAATCCGGGAACAGGTAAAACAACTGTAGCAAGAATAATTTCAAGAATATACAAGCAATTGGGAATATTAGACGGCGGGCATCTTACCGAAACAGACCGTTCTGGGCTTATTGCGGAATATGAAGGGCAAACCGCTGTAAAAGTGAATGATGTGGTTGATGCCGCTCTTGACGGTATTCTCTTTATTGATGAGGCTTATGCATTGAATCTTGGCCATAATGAAACTTACGGTAAAGAAGCAGTAGCAACGATTATTAAAAGAATGGAGGATGACCGCGAGAAACTTGTTGTGATACTTGCCGGCTACACTGGCGAGATGAAAACATTTATTGAAACAAATCCCGGATTTGAATCTAGGATAAACCGCTATATAAATTTCCCTGATTACAAACCTGAAGACTTAGTTGAAATTTTTAAACGTCAGTGTGCGAAAGCCGATTATACACTGACATCTGATGCAGAAAACAAAGTTAAGGACGTTTTTGCGGCAGCTTATGCAGAGCGTGACCAATCATTTGGTAATGCCCGTTTTGCACGAAATGTGTTTGAAAATGCAATGGAACTTCAGTCAAACAGGCTGGCATCAGGCAGGAACCTCTCTAAAAGCGAACTTTGCACTCTTATACCCGAAGATATTGAGGCACCAATGAGCCTGGCATAA
- a CDS encoding cysteine desulfurase family protein, whose protein sequence is MKRVYLDNASTTALRPEVIAEMTEVMASAYGNPSSTHSFGRSAKTIVEASRKKIAALVGADAGEIIFTSGGTEADSWVIQSAVRNLGVKRIITSRAEHHAVLNTVALVAGEFSTQVNMVRLDSKGQPELSHLEALLSDNIPTLVSLMHINNETGVVLDLQAVGNLCRQYNALFHTDTVQTFGKEKISFKDLPVDFAAASAHKFHGPKGVGFAFIRKGLGIQPIIAGGEQEKGLRAGTEAVHQIAGMAKALELSYINLDIERQHISNLKGYLFEQLDNHFPGYKVNGTDKGVGHEMLFYNIANVMLPLPEEKTSMILFQLDMKGVAVSRGSACQSGSIKPSHVLQEILCDDDLKKPSLRISFSHYNTKEDIDLLIEALKTI, encoded by the coding sequence ATGAAAAGAGTTTATCTTGATAATGCATCAACAACTGCATTACGGCCTGAAGTGATTGCAGAAATGACCGAAGTAATGGCATCTGCATATGGTAATCCGTCATCTACACACAGTTTTGGCAGGAGCGCTAAAACAATTGTGGAGGCTTCACGTAAGAAGATTGCCGCATTGGTAGGTGCAGATGCAGGAGAGATAATCTTTACATCAGGCGGGACTGAAGCCGACAGTTGGGTAATACAAAGTGCGGTACGAAATCTTGGCGTAAAACGAATTATCACGAGCCGTGCTGAACACCATGCCGTGCTAAATACTGTGGCACTTGTTGCTGGAGAATTCAGCACGCAGGTCAATATGGTTAGGCTTGATAGTAAAGGCCAACCGGAACTTTCACATCTTGAAGCGTTACTTTCAGATAATATTCCTACGCTGGTGAGCTTGATGCATATAAATAATGAAACTGGCGTTGTTTTAGACCTACAAGCTGTTGGTAATTTATGCAGGCAATATAATGCGCTGTTTCATACCGATACGGTTCAAACTTTTGGCAAAGAAAAAATAAGTTTTAAAGACTTGCCGGTAGATTTTGCTGCTGCCAGTGCACATAAATTTCACGGGCCAAAAGGTGTTGGCTTTGCATTTATCAGGAAAGGTTTAGGAATACAGCCAATAATTGCAGGCGGTGAGCAGGAAAAAGGCCTGCGTGCCGGTACAGAAGCTGTACACCAAATTGCGGGGATGGCCAAAGCTTTGGAGCTATCTTACATTAATTTGGACATTGAGAGACAGCATATCAGTAATCTTAAAGGTTATCTTTTTGAGCAGCTGGATAACCATTTCCCCGGATATAAAGTAAACGGCACTGACAAGGGAGTGGGGCATGAGATGTTGTTTTATAACATAGCCAATGTCATGCTGCCTTTGCCGGAAGAAAAGACCTCAATGATACTCTTCCAGCTTGATATGAAAGGTGTAGCCGTAAGCCGTGGCAGTGCTTGCCAGTCGGGCAGCATAAAACCGTCTCATGTATTACAGGAAATACTTTGTGATGATGACCTTAAAAAACCTTCATTGCGGATTTCCTTTAGTCATTATAATACTAAAGAAGATATCGACCTGCTGATTGAGGCCCTGAAAACTATTTAG
- a CDS encoding DNA mismatch repair protein MutS, with translation MTTQKFKIGDKAAVLDDSFSGVVKSCSNGKVTLETSEGFLLQFDASELIKINNDNDLGSLFKGKSLGAVLREKEEPKKRSFTREKKSRKDDITLEIDLHIEKLVKKKGGMSNYEILTLQSETARRQLDFAIANRIPKVVFIHGVGEGVLKAELEFLFGRYDNIIVSEADYQKYGLGALQVYIKQNPKR, from the coding sequence ATGACGACACAGAAGTTTAAGATAGGGGATAAAGCGGCAGTGCTTGACGATTCTTTCAGCGGGGTAGTAAAGTCGTGCAGCAATGGAAAGGTAACGCTTGAAACTAGTGAAGGTTTTCTTCTTCAATTTGATGCTTCAGAACTTATTAAAATAAACAATGATAATGATTTAGGTTCTTTGTTTAAAGGTAAGAGTTTAGGTGCTGTGCTTCGGGAAAAAGAAGAACCCAAAAAACGCAGTTTTACAAGAGAGAAGAAATCCCGTAAGGATGATATTACCCTTGAGATTGACCTTCATATTGAAAAGCTTGTGAAGAAAAAAGGCGGTATGAGCAATTATGAAATCCTTACATTACAGTCTGAAACAGCCAGGCGCCAGCTTGACTTTGCCATTGCCAACCGCATACCCAAAGTTGTTTTTATACACGGCGTTGGCGAAGGTGTGCTGAAAGCCGAACTTGAATTCTTATTCGGCAGATATGACAATATTATAGTAAGCGAAGCTGATTACCAAAAATACGGCCTTGGTGCACTACAGGTCTACATAAAACAAAATCCTAAAAGGTAA
- a CDS encoding DUF5362 family protein: MEYNSPFDSFELQVSAAARDYLKTAAKWAMFLAIIGFIGIAFMVLAGLFVFAAGGALSESGGLGASSFITPALLGGIYFILALLYFFPVLYLFKFASNTKKALNSNNSDSLTDAFENLKSHYKFLGIVMIIVIASYIVGIIAMAVFFASNVSANM, translated from the coding sequence ATGGAGTACAATTCACCATTTGATTCTTTTGAATTACAGGTATCTGCAGCTGCACGCGATTACCTTAAGACGGCCGCAAAGTGGGCTATGTTTTTAGCAATTATTGGTTTTATTGGCATTGCTTTCATGGTGCTGGCAGGACTGTTTGTATTTGCAGCCGGCGGAGCCTTAAGTGAGAGCGGCGGATTGGGTGCGTCGTCATTCATTACACCGGCCCTTTTAGGCGGGATTTATTTTATCCTGGCTTTGCTGTATTTTTTCCCGGTGCTTTACCTTTTTAAGTTTGCTTCGAACACCAAAAAAGCTCTTAACTCTAACAACAGCGACAGTCTTACTGATGCCTTTGAAAATCTTAAGTCGCACTACAAATTTTTAGGAATTGTAATGATAATTGTTATTGCGAGTTACATTGTTGGTATAATTGCTATGGCCGTGTTTTTTGCAAGCAATGTAAGCGCAAATATGTAA
- the rocD gene encoding ornithine--oxo-acid transaminase, translating to MSVLETLGSKDAIALEDKYGAHNYHPLPVVLSRGEGVYVWDAEGKKYYDFLSAYSAVNQGHCHPKIINAMIAQAQKLTLTSRAFYNDQLGVYEEYITKYFGFDKVLPMNTGAEAVETAIKICRKWAYERKGIAEQEAKIIVCENNFHGRTTTIISFSNDENARKNFGPYTAGFIKIAYDDLDALENVLKSEENIAGFLVEPIQGEAGVYVPSEGYLAKAKQLCENHNVLFIADEVQTGIARTGKLLAVNHEDVQPDILILGKALSGGAYPVSAVLANDEIMNVIKPGQHGSTFGGNPVAAAVAIAALEVVEKENLAENAEKLGRLFRDKLSQYCNHSNIVKLVRGKGLLNAIVINDTEDSSTAWDICMAMSEKGLLAKPTHGNIIRFAPPLVMNEEQLLDCVRIITETLTEFEK from the coding sequence ATGTCGGTTTTAGAAACATTGGGTTCAAAAGATGCAATTGCGTTAGAAGACAAGTACGGTGCACATAATTACCATCCGCTGCCGGTGGTGCTAAGCAGGGGTGAAGGAGTATATGTATGGGATGCTGAAGGGAAAAAATATTACGATTTTTTATCGGCATATTCTGCAGTAAACCAAGGGCATTGCCATCCTAAAATCATTAATGCAATGATTGCACAGGCCCAAAAGCTTACGCTTACATCCCGTGCATTTTACAATGACCAGCTTGGGGTTTATGAAGAATATATCACCAAATATTTTGGGTTTGACAAAGTGCTGCCAATGAATACCGGAGCTGAAGCCGTTGAAACCGCAATAAAGATTTGCCGTAAATGGGCTTATGAACGTAAAGGCATTGCTGAACAGGAAGCGAAAATCATTGTTTGCGAAAATAATTTCCATGGGCGTACAACCACAATCATATCGTTCAGCAATGATGAAAACGCAAGAAAAAACTTCGGGCCATATACTGCCGGATTTATCAAAATTGCGTATGATGACCTTGATGCGCTTGAAAATGTGTTGAAATCTGAGGAAAACATCGCAGGATTCCTTGTAGAACCTATACAGGGCGAGGCCGGTGTTTACGTACCTTCTGAAGGTTACCTTGCAAAAGCAAAACAGCTATGCGAAAATCATAATGTGTTATTTATAGCTGATGAAGTACAAACCGGTATTGCACGCACAGGTAAACTATTGGCTGTTAACCATGAAGATGTACAGCCGGATATCCTGATACTGGGCAAGGCATTGTCGGGCGGAGCATACCCTGTGTCGGCCGTACTGGCAAATGACGAAATTATGAATGTAATCAAGCCAGGCCAGCACGGATCAACTTTCGGGGGTAACCCTGTAGCAGCAGCAGTCGCCATTGCTGCACTTGAAGTTGTTGAAAAAGAAAATCTTGCCGAGAACGCAGAGAAGCTTGGGCGCTTGTTCCGAGATAAACTTAGTCAGTACTGCAACCACAGCAATATAGTAAAACTGGTACGCGGTAAAGGACTTTTAAACGCTATAGTGATTAATGACACGGAAGACAGCTCAACAGCCTGGGATATTTGCATGGCTATGAGCGAAAAAGGTTTGTTGGCAAAACCAACGCATGGTAATATTATCCGTTTCGCACCGCCGTTGGTAATGAATGAAGAGCAGCTTCTTGACTGTGTACGTATCATTACAGAGACGCTTACCGAATTTGAAAAATAA
- a CDS encoding DinB family protein — protein sequence METTNFEIVALLLNELEQEAKTTRKMLARVPAEKFDWQPHPKSMSLMRLAVHLAELPGWVAMTMTTDGLDFENNPYEHRQVASTGELLDFFETCLAEGKAALETADEEFLSKEWVLRSGDIIHSRETKYEVIRMSISQTIHHRAQLGVYLRLLDVPIPGSYGPSADDIAF from the coding sequence ATGGAAACTACCAATTTTGAAATTGTTGCATTATTGCTAAATGAACTGGAGCAGGAAGCCAAAACAACCCGTAAAATGCTGGCGCGCGTTCCTGCAGAAAAGTTTGACTGGCAGCCGCACCCGAAAAGCATGAGCCTAATGAGGCTTGCAGTACACCTTGCAGAACTTCCTGGTTGGGTTGCCATGACGATGACTACAGATGGACTTGATTTTGAAAACAATCCATACGAACATAGGCAGGTTGCCAGCACGGGTGAATTGCTTGACTTTTTTGAAACTTGCCTGGCAGAAGGAAAAGCAGCGCTTGAAACTGCCGATGAAGAATTTCTTAGTAAAGAATGGGTACTGCGTAGCGGAGACATCATCCATAGCAGGGAGACTAAATATGAGGTGATACGTATGTCAATATCACAAACGATACACCACAGGGCACAGCTCGGAGTTTACCTCAGGCTGCTTGATGTGCCTATTCCCGGCAGTTACGGCCCAAGTGCCGATGATATTGCCTTTTGA
- a CDS encoding OsmC family peroxiredoxin — MKRNATAVWNGSLKEGAGKISTQSGVLDNTQYSFKTRFESGVGTNPEELIAAAHAGCFTMQLTAYINEAGYEVGEISTKCDVDFKDGSVVSSHLTLTAKVERIEDSEFQELVTKAEKNCPISRLLNTEISSSATLA, encoded by the coding sequence ATGAAAAGAAACGCTACAGCCGTTTGGAACGGCTCTCTGAAAGAAGGCGCAGGTAAAATATCAACACAAAGCGGTGTACTTGATAATACCCAATATTCGTTTAAAACACGTTTTGAATCGGGCGTAGGCACTAATCCTGAGGAACTTATCGCTGCTGCACACGCAGGATGTTTCACCATGCAGCTTACGGCATATATCAATGAGGCCGGCTATGAAGTTGGTGAAATTTCTACTAAATGTGATGTTGATTTTAAGGATGGCTCGGTTGTGAGCTCTCATCTTACCCTTACAGCAAAAGTTGAAAGGATTGAAGATTCTGAATTCCAGGAGCTTGTAACTAAAGCAGAAAAAAATTGCCCTATATCCAGGTTATTAAATACCGAGATATCTTCAAGCGCTACACTTGCTTAA
- a CDS encoding DUF1697 domain-containing protein: MNTYLALLRGINVSGKKIIKMEALRTLFEAAGFTDVKTYIQSGNVIFKAKSSSKQEVASQIEKMILAEYGFDVTVFVLDSQQVEKAIDNMPYTDGREPEGQGSKKLYVTFLSEIPTAENIEKLMQAPIGDDLISLYEDVLYFKLESKASESKLSNNLIENKLKVKATTRNWNVTLKLLDLLRVNS; the protein is encoded by the coding sequence ATGAATACATACCTGGCCTTGCTTCGCGGCATCAACGTGAGCGGAAAGAAGATAATTAAAATGGAGGCCCTGCGTACACTTTTTGAAGCGGCAGGATTTACTGATGTAAAGACCTATATACAAAGCGGAAATGTGATATTCAAAGCTAAATCATCATCAAAACAAGAAGTTGCTTCTCAAATTGAAAAGATGATATTAGCTGAATACGGCTTTGATGTAACGGTTTTTGTTCTTGATTCACAGCAAGTTGAAAAAGCTATTGACAATATGCCTTACACCGATGGCCGCGAACCGGAAGGGCAGGGGAGCAAAAAGCTGTATGTAACGTTTTTGTCCGAAATTCCGACAGCAGAAAATATTGAAAAACTGATGCAGGCCCCGATTGGCGATGATTTGATTTCATTATATGAAGATGTGCTGTATTTTAAATTGGAATCAAAAGCATCTGAATCTAAATTGTCAAATAATCTTATTGAAAATAAACTTAAGGTGAAAGCGACAACCCGAAACTGGAATGTCACACTAAAACTGCTTGACCTTTTGAGGGTAAATTCCTGA
- the rlmD gene encoding 23S rRNA (uracil(1939)-C(5))-methyltransferase RlmD — protein sequence MGRKRTDKIIFENIRVLDAGAKGVSVAKAPDGKVIFIPNVVPGDVIDVQTFKKRKAYYEGKAVHFHQYSEDRIEPRCPHFGSCGGCKWQNMDYKKQLFYKNQEVYNNLKRIGKIDLPEFEPIAGPEEQFFYRNKMEFSFSNARWMTEAEIQSGVEYENRNALGFHIPKMWDKILDITDCYLQEDPSNAIRNEIRDFANANNLAFFNPREHSGLLRTLMIRTASTGEIMVLIQFFEDDKAARELVLDHLIAKFPQITSLQYVINSKANDTLYDQDVILYKGRDYILEEMEGLKFSINAKSFYQTNSAQAYELYKITREFAGLTGKELVYDLYTGTGTIAQFVSKMAGKVIGVEAVPEAIADAKVNAERNNITNCEFFVGDMKVVFNDEFISTHGHPDVIITDPPRDGMHKDVVDQILKIAPQKVVYVSCNSATQARDLALMDADYEVTRVRPVDMFPQTHHVENVVLLEKRKK from the coding sequence ATGGGAAGAAAAAGGACAGACAAGATTATTTTTGAAAATATACGTGTGCTTGATGCCGGCGCCAAGGGCGTATCGGTAGCCAAGGCGCCGGACGGTAAAGTGATATTTATACCAAACGTAGTGCCGGGTGATGTTATTGATGTGCAGACATTTAAAAAGCGTAAGGCATATTACGAAGGAAAAGCCGTCCACTTCCATCAATACAGCGAAGACAGGATTGAGCCGCGTTGCCCACATTTCGGTTCGTGCGGTGGCTGCAAATGGCAGAACATGGACTATAAAAAGCAGCTGTTTTATAAAAATCAGGAAGTGTACAACAACCTGAAGCGCATTGGCAAGATTGACCTGCCCGAATTTGAGCCTATTGCCGGGCCGGAAGAGCAATTCTTCTACCGTAATAAAATGGAGTTCTCCTTCAGCAATGCCCGCTGGATGACCGAAGCTGAAATACAAAGCGGTGTTGAGTATGAAAACCGCAACGCGTTGGGCTTCCATATCCCGAAGATGTGGGATAAAATTCTTGACATTACAGATTGCTACCTGCAGGAAGACCCAAGCAACGCCATACGTAACGAGATACGCGATTTTGCCAACGCCAATAACCTGGCGTTCTTCAATCCGCGTGAACATTCGGGGTTATTGCGTACACTGATGATACGTACCGCTTCAACGGGCGAGATCATGGTGCTTATTCAATTCTTTGAAGATGATAAGGCGGCGCGTGAGTTGGTGCTTGACCATCTGATTGCGAAATTCCCGCAGATAACATCGCTGCAATACGTTATCAACAGCAAGGCAAACGATACGCTGTATGACCAGGACGTGATTCTGTATAAAGGCCGTGACTATATTCTCGAGGAAATGGAAGGCCTGAAGTTCAGTATAAATGCCAAATCATTCTACCAAACCAACTCAGCCCAGGCATATGAGCTGTACAAAATAACCCGCGAGTTTGCAGGACTCACCGGTAAAGAACTGGTATATGATCTTTATACCGGCACAGGCACTATTGCACAATTTGTTTCAAAAATGGCCGGGAAAGTAATTGGTGTAGAGGCTGTGCCTGAAGCCATTGCCGACGCTAAAGTAAACGCAGAGCGCAATAATATAACTAACTGCGAGTTTTTTGTGGGAGACATGAAGGTTGTGTTTAATGACGAATTCATTTCGACACACGGCCACCCAGATGTTATCATTACCGACCCGCCGCGTGATGGTATGCATAAAGATGTGGTTGACCAGATACTGAAGATTGCGCCACAAAAAGTGGTTTATGTAAGCTGTAATTCAGCTACACAGGCACGGGACCTTGCCCTCATGGATGCTGATTATGAAGTTACCCGCGTGCGCCCTGTGGATATGTTCCCGCAGACGCACCATGTGGAAAATGTTGTACTTTTGGAAAAAAGAAAGAAATAA
- a CDS encoding DUF6452 family protein — protein sequence MKKALVLTAVLLAGSFYLSCEKDDICAEDTPTTPSVVVEFYNKDNATVLRTVDDLAIIAINETDTLPLNDTGTLVGTVSRVLLPLRTNQDVTEYRLIYRSRATDGTRNEDLLKLDYTRTETYVSRACGYKTTFTLIPPTPVTNIITPGADGTRWTAANGISIENTSIENETEAHVKIYF from the coding sequence ATGAAAAAAGCCCTTGTGCTTACTGCTGTACTTCTTGCAGGCAGCTTTTACCTCAGCTGCGAGAAAGATGATATATGTGCCGAAGACACACCTACTACACCGAGTGTAGTGGTTGAATTTTATAATAAAGATAACGCAACAGTACTTAGAACAGTTGATGACTTAGCCATAATTGCGATAAATGAAACCGACACCCTTCCGCTTAATGATACCGGTACGCTGGTTGGTACTGTAAGCAGGGTGCTGCTGCCGCTTCGCACAAATCAGGATGTTACAGAATACAGGCTTATATACCGCTCACGTGCTACAGACGGCACACGAAATGAAGATTTACTGAAGTTGGACTATACCCGTACTGAAACTTATGTATCACGCGCCTGTGGGTACAAAACAACGTTTACGCTCATACCCCCCACACCTGTTACAAATATAATTACACCCGGCGCAGATGGTACCCGCTGGACTGCGGCAAACGGCATCAGCATAGAAAATACCAGTATAGAAAACGAAACCGAAGCTCATGTCAAAATTTATTTTTAG
- a CDS encoding DUF6048 family protein, which produces MSKFIFSLSLLLVSITGFAQTANDTTTAPEPVYKDRYGLRVGADLYRLTRGLYNDNYRGFEIVADYRLTKKYYVAGEIGNEDFTVDDDQLNFTTQGQYIKIGFDYNAYENWLDMENMIYAGVRYGFSRYSQNLNSYRIYDASGYFDETIFYPDRKFDGLTAHWAEVVGGVKAEIFDNLFLGFSVRLNYLITDKKPENFDNLYIPGFNRTYEGSFGAGFNYSLSYFIPLYKKDKVPKEEKK; this is translated from the coding sequence ATGTCAAAATTTATTTTTAGCCTATCGCTTTTACTGGTGAGCATTACCGGCTTTGCCCAGACTGCAAATGATACAACCACTGCTCCAGAGCCTGTTTATAAAGACCGCTATGGCCTGCGTGTAGGCGCTGACCTGTACCGCCTTACCAGAGGTTTATATAATGATAATTACAGAGGATTTGAAATTGTGGCCGACTACCGACTTACAAAGAAATACTATGTGGCGGGAGAAATTGGCAATGAAGATTTTACTGTTGATGATGACCAGCTGAACTTTACCACACAGGGACAGTATATTAAGATTGGTTTTGACTATAATGCCTATGAAAACTGGCTCGACATGGAAAATATGATATATGCCGGTGTGCGCTATGGTTTCAGCCGTTATAGCCAAAACCTGAACTCATACCGCATTTATGACGCATCTGGATATTTTGATGAAACTATCTTTTATCCTGACCGAAAATTCGATGGGCTTACCGCGCACTGGGCCGAGGTTGTTGGCGGTGTAAAAGCAGAGATATTTGATAACCTTTTCCTTGGCTTCTCAGTAAGACTCAACTACCTGATCACCGACAAAAAGCCAGAGAATTTTGACAACCTCTACATACCGGGCTTTAACCGTACGTATGAAGGGAGCTTTGGCGCAGGTTTCAATTACTCATTATCGTATTTTATTCCGCTGTATAAGAAGGATAAAGTACCGAAGGAAGAAAAGAAGTAA
- a CDS encoding amino acid permease, with protein MGLNNLFRKKRVEDILQRVNDESHGPSLGRHLTVKDLAAFGIAAIIGAGIFSTIGKASADGGPAVIFLFLFTALACGFAAFAYAEFASMVPVSGSAYTYSYVAFGELIAWIIGWALIMEYAIGNITVAISWSDYFIGLLESGGLHLPQWIQMDYLSASNGFADATALMKGGKAFADLDAGMQAAYTAWTTAPTLGPIHFVADLPALFIIILITALVYRGMKESRNASNLMVVVKLCIILLVIAVGIFYVDTSNWDPFAPNGAAGVLKGVSAVFFAYIGFDAISTTAEECKNPQRDLPKGMMWAIIICTTLYIAIALVLTGMVKYNQLNVGDPLAFVFDTLDLKWMSGIIAVSAVVAMASVLLVFQMGQPRIWMSMSRDGLLPKRYSKVHPKFKTPSYATIVTGFVVAVPALFLNLTIVTDLCSIGTLFAFVLVCAGVLVLQNRPDVPRGKFRTPYVNAKYIMPLGLVAGLVILFTQFKESTMAFLTNETRVKSPEEIVTSLHDEQIADVHAYLVPNDRGSLDDLTRILLHKQENAPGNYNSLIENMPIPDAQKYESGFELFKHKIPMWIFLFTLVGLAVWAYRKNLSLIPLLGLICCLYMMAELSVWNWIYFTIWLLIGLAIYFGYSRRNSKLNVEANG; from the coding sequence ATGGGACTAAACAATTTATTCAGGAAAAAAAGGGTAGAAGATATTTTACAACGGGTTAATGACGAATCACACGGGCCGTCGCTAGGCAGGCACCTCACAGTTAAAGACTTGGCTGCATTTGGCATCGCGGCTATAATAGGTGCAGGTATCTTCAGTACCATAGGTAAGGCCAGCGCTGATGGTGGGCCTGCAGTAATTTTCCTGTTCCTGTTTACGGCGCTTGCCTGCGGCTTTGCGGCGTTTGCGTATGCCGAATTTGCCTCTATGGTTCCGGTATCGGGCAGTGCCTACACTTATTCATATGTTGCTTTTGGTGAATTGATAGCCTGGATTATTGGCTGGGCCCTCATCATGGAATATGCCATAGGTAATATAACGGTTGCCATTTCCTGGAGCGATTATTTTATCGGATTACTCGAAAGTGGCGGCCTCCATCTTCCGCAATGGATACAGATGGATTACCTTTCAGCTTCAAACGGCTTTGCCGATGCTACCGCACTCATGAAAGGCGGTAAAGCTTTTGCTGACCTTGATGCCGGGATGCAGGCTGCTTATACCGCATGGACAACTGCACCTACACTTGGGCCGATTCACTTTGTGGCTGACCTGCCTGCACTTTTCATTATAATATTGATAACAGCCTTGGTTTACCGCGGCATGAAAGAATCGCGCAATGCCAGTAACCTTATGGTAGTAGTGAAGCTGTGTATTATACTGCTTGTAATTGCAGTGGGTATATTTTATGTTGATACCAGCAACTGGGATCCGTTTGCGCCTAATGGAGCTGCAGGAGTGCTTAAAGGTGTTTCGGCAGTGTTTTTTGCTTATATTGGTTTTGATGCTATATCTACTACTGCGGAAGAATGCAAAAACCCACAGCGCGACCTGCCTAAAGGTATGATGTGGGCGATTATAATATGTACAACATTATACATTGCTATTGCCTTAGTATTAACAGGTATGGTAAAGTATAACCAGCTGAACGTTGGCGACCCCTTAGCGTTTGTATTTGATACACTTGACCTGAAATGGATGAGCGGAATTATAGCAGTTAGTGCGGTTGTTGCCATGGCGAGTGTGCTGCTGGTTTTCCAGATGGGGCAGCCACGTATATGGATGAGCATGAGCCGCGACGGCCTGCTGCCAAAGCGCTACTCTAAAGTGCACCCGAAGTTTAAAACACCGTCATACGCTACAATAGTTACCGGATTTGTGGTGGCTGTGCCGGCGCTTTTCCTGAACCTTACCATAGTGACAGACCTGTGCAGTATTGGTACGCTGTTCGCTTTTGTGCTTGTTTGTGCAGGAGTATTAGTGTTGCAGAACAGGCCTGATGTACCACGAGGTAAATTCCGCACACCATATGTAAATGCCAAATATATCATGCCATTGGGGCTGGTTGCAGGATTAGTTATACTTTTTACCCAGTTTAAAGAATCCACCATGGCATTCCTTACAAATGAGACAAGGGTAAAATCGCCCGAAGAAATAGTGACATCTTTGCACGATGAACAGATTGCTGATGTTCATGCTTACCTTGTGCCAAATGACAGGGGCAGCCTTGACGACCTTACCCGGATACTGTTGCACAAGCAGGAAAATGCCCCCGGCAATTATAACTCATTGATTGAAAACATGCCCATACCTGATGCTCAAAAATACGAAAGCGGTTTTGAACTCTTCAAACACAAGATACCTATGTGGATATTTTTATTCACGCTGGTTGGGTTGGCTGTTTGGGCTTACAGGAAAAACCTTTCTCTTATACCATTGCTGGGGCTTATCTGCTGTCTTTACATGATGGCAGAACTTAGCGTTTGGAACTGGATTTACTTCACTATCTGGCTATTGATAGGCCTGGCTATATACTTTGGGTACAGCAGGAGAAACAGTAAACTTAATGTTGAAGCTAATGGATAA